CCTTTTGCCTATCTTCACTAGGAAATTTATTTTGCACGACTACTTACCAAATCCGTTTTTAATAGTGTGATTAACTCACAAGTTATGGATTGTTTTCCCCCACCTCCCACTTCCCACTTCCCACTTCCCACTCTCCTATACCTTTTAAACAGGATTTAGTATGAACATCAAAGAAGCTAGGTCGTTGAACGCTTCGCCCGCTGGCATGGGGGACAAAAAGGGGATCGATCGCAAAGCGCTCGCTACGCGAGAACGCCGCGACCTGAACAAGCTGTTCAGGCTTGGCCACTACGGCCGGAAGGTCGGGGATTTTTGTTTCTAACTCTTCAATGAAGTAGAAAGAGGAGGTGGCTAAGGGTACAGCCAAGGGTTTACCCTGCTTGCCCTGAGCTTCGTCGAAGGGAGCTACGTCGAAGGGAACTGTGGGCCGTTCGCCCACAGCAGCCGGGGAGGTTGCTGCGGCGGATGGCACCAGATAATCCCGATCCGTACTCAACCCCTTCGCCACCTCGGCCTTAAGGTCGTGCCGTTGTAGTTCTTGAATTATCGTCTGGGCGAGATGCTCAAGAAGGTCAGGTTGAAATAAGGGGTTAAGAGAAATGTTCTCGACCTCAGTTAGGGCAGTCGTGGGCGGGGATACAGAGGGTAGATTCCCCCCCGCCTTTTCAGGGATCAGTTCGGGGTTAGTCATAGTCGTAGATGTGGTATTGGTTGACATCAACGTTCTCCAGTACGGCCGCCGCATCGTCGGTCAACACTGCCAACGAACAGTAGAGGGAGACTAGGTAAGAGGAGATCGCCTTGCGACTAATCCCCATAAATCGCACCGACAAGCCAACTCCCTGTTGACCGGGTAAATTGGGCTGATAGAGACCGACCCCCCCTTGACGGCTTTCTCCTACCCGCAATAACAAAATATTGGTTTTGCCTTGTTCATTCACGGCCAACTTATCGGAAGGAATCAAAGGCACGCCCCGCCAGGTAATAAACTGAGACCCGAATAATGACACCGTGGCAGGGGGTACACCCCGTCGGGTTGCTTCTCGGCCAAAGGCCGCGGTCTCGCGTAGCGAGCGCGTTGCGACCGCTTTAGGATGGGCGAGGAAAAATGCCGGTTCCTTCCACACCTTCACCAGCAACTCATCCAAATCGTCTGGCGTGGGCGCACCATTGCGAGGTTGCACTTTCTGAGAATCAACAATATTGTTCAGCAATCCGTACTCATGGTTGTTGATCAACTCATTTTCTTGACGTTCCTTCAGGGTTTCGGTCTCGCGTAGCGAGCGCGTTGCGACCGTCAGCCGCAATTGTTCATGGATCTGATCGTGGGGACTGCTGTAGAGATCGGACACGCGAGTGTGAACATCCAGTACCGTATTCACCGCACTCAAGAAATACTACCGGGGGGTCTCTTCGTAATCCACAAACGTTTCGGGCAGCTCCCGCTCCGAAACGTTCAGAGCAGGCCACCTCAACGCGGGAGGCATCCCTGACTTTGTTCAGACGATAAATCCCCGCTTCAACGGGTAGCCAATGCAAGAGGCGAACGAACCACCGGGGCGAAATGGTCAATAACTGAGGAACGGTCTTCGTGGCATTGGCTAACTGCCGAGCGGCAGCATCTCCCAAAGCCAGTTGCAATTCATGATCTTGGCTATACGTCATCGAGTTAAACCCTCCAATTCAAAAAAAAGTAACAAAGCGACTCTCATGGCCGAACATTCACAGTCAGGACAGCACCTCAAATTCCAGAGCCGTCATCAAACATTTCCTGTCGTAGTTGAGCCTGGGAGACAAAACCCCCCGGCGGCACACTGCGGGTTAACCAAACATTTCCACCAATGGTTGCGCCCCGACCGATAGTTACCCGACCGAGAATCGTTGCACCTGAGTAAATCACCACATCATCTTCAATAATCGGATGACGGGGTTGACCTTTGATTAAACTGCCCGATTCGTCCCGGGGAAAGCTTTTTGCCCCGAGCGTGACCGCTTGGTAAAGGCGCACGCGGTCGCCAATCACCGTGGTTGCCCCAATCACCACCCCCGTCCCATGATCGATAAAGAAGCTATTGCCAATCGACGCACCGGGGTGAATGTCAATCCCCGTTAAGGAATGACCAATTTCACTGATAATCCGCGCCAACAGGGGCGAGTCCAACCGATACAGGGCATGGGCAATGCGGTGATAAGTGATGGCCGTTACCCCGGGGTAACAAAACAATACTTCATCTAAATTTCTGGCCGCCGGATCACCTCGATAGGCCGCGGTGATATCGGTTTCCAGCAGAGCCTTCAGATGGGGTAATTGAGTGGCAAAGGCTTGTACCGTTCCTTGGGCGTGCTTCTCAATCTGGTCTGACGACCAGTGCAACTGCGACCCCAGCAACCACTGTTCACGACAAACTTGGTGATGCAGCAGTTGTAGGACTTCATTGAGGGTATGACCGATAAAATAGCGGCTGGATGTTTCGCCTAAATCGGGATTACCAAAGTGATAGGGAAAGAGAACGGCGCGCAGTCGATCGACAATCCTAAATAAGGCCTCACGGGAGGGCAAGGGGAAATGGCTTCGTGATTGAGACCAACTGTGGAACGACTCGCCACGAGGTTGAGACAATTGAGTGATAATCTCATCGAGAGCCAAGGACAGGGGCGGTTGGGAGAGAGCGCCAGAACTGCTCGGATGCTCGCTCGTCATGCCACTAACCCTTGCTCATTAAATACCCCTTGGAACAGGATGGAACTCAAGTACCGTTCTCCGGAATCTGGCAAAATTACGACAATGGTTTTGCCTTGGTGTTCGGGTTGTTGTGCCAAGCGAGCGGCGACGGCGGCGGCGGCACCGCAGGAAATGCCGGAGATAATCCCTTCTTCCTTGGCCAATCGTTGGGCATAAAGAATGGCATCTTCGTTGGAAACGGTTTCAATCCCATCCACGAGGGATAAATCCAGAACTTCGGGAATAAACCCCGCCCCAATGCCCTGAATTTTGTGAGGGCCGGACTTTAAGGGCTGACCTGCCCGGGCTTGGGATAGTACCGGGCTGGCCTCTGGCTCCACCGCTACCGATAAAATCGGTTTTCCTTGGGTCTTTTTGATGTAGCGCGAAACTCCCGTAATGGTTCCGCCCGTTCCCACACCCGACACGAGAATATCGATCGCCCCATCTGTGTCCTGCCAAATTTCGGGGCCGGTGGTTTCCTCATGGATGCGGGGATTGGCAGCATTGCGGAACTGTTGCAACAACACATAGCGATCGGGATTAGACGCGGCAATTTCTTCTGCCTTTGCCACCGCTCCGGTCATGCCCTTGGTCCCTTCTGTTAACACCAGATTGGCTCCATAGGCGAGCAATAGTTTGCGCCGCTCCAAGCTCATGGTTTCAGGCATGGTTAGGGTCAGGGGAATCCCCTTGGCGGCGGCTACAAAGGCTAGGGCGATGCCTGTATTGCCACTGGTGGGTTCGACCAGTTCTTTGCCCGGCCCCAATAATCCCCGTTGTTCCGCATCCCAGATCATGGCCGCACCAATACGACATTTGACCGAATAGGCCGGATTGCGACCTTCAATCTTGGCCAGAACCGTGGCGTGACTGTTGCCAACGACTCGATTAAGGCGCACTAGAGGAGTCCGCCCGATCGACAAACTGTTATCTGCGAACCATTTCTTACTCACAAAATGGCAACTCCATGATTAAAATACGACAGTTCACCAGATTGGCTCATCTTGAATTCATTTGTAATTCATTCTGAATTTATTTGTAATTTATCCTAGCCGATGCACTATCAACCTCTGGTCAAGCTAAACAAATCTTTATAATTAAGGGGTGTAGGCGATCGCTGAGGTGGAAGAATCTATCCTGAATTATTCACCAATTGCCAAAACCCTGATTATGAGAGGGTCTCAAAAAACAGTCTGTTTTTTAGCTAGAGCCCTGAATGATTTTCCTAGCAAGGCTTTTGAGTATTTTCCCAAATTTTCATGAATAATACAGGCTATGAGGGATCTGGGCATAACTTTGGCGTTAAGTGGGTGGGTGGAATTAAATATAAGATGAACGTAGGTTGGGCTTCGGCCGTGAGCTTTTGCGTTCGACAAAAGCTCACGCCGAGGTCCGAACGGTTGAAGCATGAAACCCAACGCCCGCATAGTTTACGCTACCGCTAACCCATCCTACAAATAATTGTGCCTCCCTACTTATGCGGCCTAGGTTATCAGTGCCATGGCGAAGGGACTGCCTAGCAGTACGCCGCTCCAGAGGAAAGATTGAGTGATAAAATCGGCAGTAACGCCCAATTTTAGCCGAGAGTTTTCCCTTAAAAATCCCAACTTAGTAGATTGACAAAAATGAGATGCACCCCTATCCCTAGATAAAATTTTACAACCATAATCAGCGATTACTAAAAATGATATCATTAAAAACCCCTATCGGTCATTAAAGAGATAGGGGATAATTATTTTAGATACTTTCTGTTTTTTCTGACTTGCTTCTATAAGTATCTTGAGTCAGATAGCGGATACGAGATTTCAGAAATTCAGCGACTCCATAAATTTCATCAAGACTGTTTATATTAGTGGTTGCTTCTCTACCAGTTTCGACGTTATCGGGAATACTGATTGATTTCTTGCCAGTTCTTTCATGGAAGCGCAGACGACAGACTGTTTTAGTTACTTTTCCATCTAAGTTGATACCAAAATAACTTTTAGTGTCTTTGAATTGAATGCGTGCGGTATTGATTTCTTCCCGTAGAATTGATTTAATAATGTAAAATCCTTCCAATTCTTCGGGGGTCGTATTAATTTTATCTTCCCCTGTTTCTTCTGGTGGAGTATCTTCTGCTGCTGGTGTATCAGGAGGATTTGGTTCAGGTTCTTTTCCTAAGACTTCCTCAAATTTTTCTTTGATGATATCATTGATATACTCTTTGAGAGAACGCTTAATAATTTCTTTGAATTTTTCGACAACCGATGCAGTTTTCACCCCAGAATATACATGACTAACAAAAAACTTAACAAATTCGGGGGAAGGATCACTTAATTGCTGGGCAATCACTTTTTTAACTTCTTTGGTGTACAATAAATTGCGAGCAACCTCTCCTATTTCGTCAGAATTAAAGCTAGATTTAGAAAATCGTTTTAATTCGTTAACGGAAGAGTCGTCAAAGTCGAGGATGTTAAACTCAAAAAATGGCTTATCGTCCATGATATTATCCTTGACGATATCCGTATAAAACCGATAGATAATCCCATTAGTTAAAACTCCAAAGTTAGCTCCAGTTGCGTTAAAATATCGATGCAGTTGGGAACTATGTTTAGGATGCTCAAGATTTTGATGACAGCTTTTACATTCCATCAAAATAATCGGTTGATTGTCCAAACAAATAGCATAATCTACTTTTTCCCCTTTTAATCCAGTTAAATCGGCACTATATTCGGGGTGAACTTCCATGGGATTGAACACATCGTAACCCCATGCTTGCAAAAAAGGCATAATAAAAGCTGTTTTGGTTGCCTGTTCGTTTTGGATTTGAGAACGAGAGGTTTCAACTTTTTGAGCAATTTCTTTGAGTTTATCGATTTCCATGATAGCCTCATTATCTAGGATGTGTGGGTTATCTTCTCAGCCTAACCATAATTTAACCTTTTTTTTACCTCAGGGTCAAGCATTTTTTACTGTCATCATCATTGATTCACAAATATTTACACTAATACAGTGCCATCCGGATATTTTGTGCTATCATTTCTAGGAACGGGTTATTTTTCTTCTGTCGCCATTTTGTCAAAGACAATGCTTGCTTTAGAACAGCTTTATGAACGGGAGTATGATCGCTGGTTAATCGAGACGATCGAGTTATTAAAAAATCGCCAGTTTGATTGGGTAGATTACGAACATTTAATCGAGGAGTTGGCAGCTTTGGGACGAAGCGAAAAAACTGCTGTTAAAAGTTTAAGTTTACAAATAATAATCCATCTCCTAATCTATCAATTTTGGACAACAGAAAGAAAAAGAAATAGTAATCATTGGGCGGCAGAGATGATCACTGTTCGAGTACAATTAGAAGATAAGTTCACCACCAATTTAAGCAAATTTCTAGAACTAGAGTTGGAAAATATCTATGAAAACGCCCGCTTAATTGCCGAAAAAAAGACAGGATTAAAAAATTTACCGATAATTTGTCCCTACTCTCTGACACAAATTCTTGAGAAACAGTGGTTTCCCGATACAGATAATCAATAAACTCTCAAAAATATGGAATCTCACAACAGTGAACCGATTATAATTGCCGAAGCGGTGGAAAAATGGTACGATAACCGCTTTCATGCTTTACGGGGAGTCAATCTCACCGTTAATAAACAGGAAGTTGTCGTGATTATGGGTCCGTCTGGTTCGGGAAAATCCACCTTTATCCGCACTTTTAACGGGTTAGAATCCTATCAAAAAGGCCGCATTATTATTGACGGGATAACTGTTTCCCACAACCTGAAAAATATCGAGGCAATCCGTCAGGAAGTTGGCATGGTTTTTCAACAATTTAACCTATTTCCCCATCTGACGGTATTAGATAATGTCACCCTTGGTCCGATGTGGGTGCGCGGTTGGAAAAAAGCGCAAGCGGAGGAAATAGCGACAAAACTCCTCGAAAAAGTTGGTATTCTCGAACAAGCGCTTAAATATCCCCCTCAGTTATCGGGAGGACAACAGCAGCGGGTGGCAATTGTTCGCGCTTTAGCCATGCAGCCGAAGGTGATGTTATTCGATGAACCCACCTCAGCTTTAGACCCAGAAATGGTGCGAGAAGTCTTGGAAACGATGCAAAGTTTAGCCAAATCGGGGATGACCATGGTTTGTGTCACCCACGAGGTAGGATTTGCGCGAGAAGTGGCCGATCGAGTGGTATTTATGGATCAGGGTGTAATTTTGGAAATTGCCCCCCCAGCAGAATTTTTTAATAATCCTCAATCCGATCGAACTCAGCAATTTTTAGCAA
This Microcystis wesenbergii NRERC-220 DNA region includes the following protein-coding sequences:
- a CDS encoding DUF29 domain-containing protein encodes the protein MLALEQLYEREYDRWLIETIELLKNRQFDWVDYEHLIEELAALGRSEKTAVKSLSLQIIIHLLIYQFWTTERKRNSNHWAAEMITVRVQLEDKFTTNLSKFLELELENIYENARLIAEKKTGLKNLPIICPYSLTQILEKQWFPDTDNQ
- a CDS encoding type I restriction endonuclease, which produces MEIDKLKEIAQKVETSRSQIQNEQATKTAFIMPFLQAWGYDVFNPMEVHPEYSADLTGLKGEKVDYAICLDNQPIILMECKSCHQNLEHPKHSSQLHRYFNATGANFGVLTNGIIYRFYTDIVKDNIMDDKPFFEFNILDFDDSSVNELKRFSKSSFNSDEIGEVARNLLYTKEVKKVIAQQLSDPSPEFVKFFVSHVYSGVKTASVVEKFKEIIKRSLKEYINDIIKEKFEEVLGKEPEPNPPDTPAAEDTPPEETGEDKINTTPEELEGFYIIKSILREEINTARIQFKDTKSYFGINLDGKVTKTVCRLRFHERTGKKSISIPDNVETGREATTNINSLDEIYGVAEFLKSRIRYLTQDTYRSKSEKTESI
- the epsC gene encoding serine O-acetyltransferase EpsC, which translates into the protein MTSEHPSSSGALSQPPLSLALDEIITQLSQPRGESFHSWSQSRSHFPLPSREALFRIVDRLRAVLFPYHFGNPDLGETSSRYFIGHTLNEVLQLLHHQVCREQWLLGSQLHWSSDQIEKHAQGTVQAFATQLPHLKALLETDITAAYRGDPAARNLDEVLFCYPGVTAITYHRIAHALYRLDSPLLARIISEIGHSLTGIDIHPGASIGNSFFIDHGTGVVIGATTVIGDRVRLYQAVTLGAKSFPRDESGSLIKGQPRHPIIEDDVVIYSGATILGRVTIGRGATIGGNVWLTRSVPPGGFVSQAQLRQEMFDDGSGI
- a CDS encoding amino acid ABC transporter ATP-binding protein; this encodes MESHNSEPIIIAEAVEKWYDNRFHALRGVNLTVNKQEVVVIMGPSGSGKSTFIRTFNGLESYQKGRIIIDGITVSHNLKNIEAIRQEVGMVFQQFNLFPHLTVLDNVTLGPMWVRGWKKAQAEEIATKLLEKVGILEQALKYPPQLSGGQQQRVAIVRALAMQPKVMLFDEPTSALDPEMVREVLETMQSLAKSGMTMVCVTHEVGFAREVADRVVFMDQGVILEIAPPAEFFNNPQSDRTQQFLAKIL
- the cysK gene encoding cysteine synthase A, translated to MSKKWFADNSLSIGRTPLVRLNRVVGNSHATVLAKIEGRNPAYSVKCRIGAAMIWDAEQRGLLGPGKELVEPTSGNTGIALAFVAAAKGIPLTLTMPETMSLERRKLLLAYGANLVLTEGTKGMTGAVAKAEEIAASNPDRYVLLQQFRNAANPRIHEETTGPEIWQDTDGAIDILVSGVGTGGTITGVSRYIKKTQGKPILSVAVEPEASPVLSQARAGQPLKSGPHKIQGIGAGFIPEVLDLSLVDGIETVSNEDAILYAQRLAKEEGIISGISCGAAAAVAARLAQQPEHQGKTIVVILPDSGERYLSSILFQGVFNEQGLVA